Part of the Ziziphus jujuba cultivar Dongzao chromosome 8, ASM3175591v1 genome is shown below.
aaatcttatcatatttaaaagataaattatcaatatttttaaaagcatAATTTTCTCTCTAAGAAAAATGAATCTATATCGTATAGTGTaataattttaatgattgaATACTTTTATCTGTGCATTTATCCGATAGGTTCGAGTCATAGCTTGGGTGAGAGTCGAAGAAGAATTTGTATAGTTACtcggacccaaaaaaaaaaaaaacaaaagaaatgggTCCATGCATATATGGGTTCCATCCCTTGTGAGAGGAGGGAATTATGCTCCCGAGGGCAGAATCGATCTTTTCATGCTGCGAGAATGCGCTTGATATATTTGTTGAGCTGTAGAAAAATGATGCCTATATTCTACCTCAGTGGCATAAATAATTGTCtccaaaaaattggtataaACAAAATTCTACCTCAGTGGCATAAATAATTGTCtccaaaaaattggtataaACAAAATTCTCTTGTTTACTTGTCGAAGAATTCCTTTTCGGGTTAATAGACTTAAATTTTTATAGAGAGGGCTTTAAACAGAAGTGATTGATATTGATAAAATCCAAATTGATAAAGCATACTAAACACAAATATAAGCggtttaaaaatgaaaacaaagatgattattctttctaaattattctttctgtttttaatatgtatttaaGTCCATGTAATTCCCTTTTTATGGAAGATAAAATATTGTTCTAAGgaatataatatgaaaaaaacaTGTCATCAGTAAAGATGAATTAAATTAAGACATAAGCTTGCTAGAATGCCATGTCTTGAAATGATAGAGACCAGTCGCGGAACATCAAAAATCTTGATCAACAAATTAAACCACACGCGTTTCAAGAACACCTCTAAATTCCTATTCAATTCTATTCTTCATCAATGACTATCAAATGTGCAGTTAACAATTGCTGTGTTGTTTCACACGATAAGGATTCTCTATactattcttattttattattattattattattaatttttttttttgggtgaaaaaatGGGAATATGTTCTGAATGCACACAAACCATATGTTTTTGGAAACGCTAGAAAATATTTCGTACATTAATCTTGCATTGGGAATTTGTATAACCTCGGCCCCGGCTGATTATCAAGTTGCTCTTGAATCTACCATCCTCCAACTTTATATATCCCTTTCTGAAGAAAACCCTTCCTTCTTAAAAGAGCTTATGTGAAATGTATACGGTTGAGTTGGACAGTTCTACGTGGTATTACTGTTAACATAAATTTAAGTCCTATGCGATTGATTAGTGAAATGAATATTTATGACATTAAATTCTAGGCGCTaacataaaatcatcaaaattgtcagaaatatatattctaattaGTAAATGGAAAACATGTAAATACCAGAATCTTGAAACAATAAAGCATAAGAGTCCCAATGTCAGATTAAGGACATAGCATCTAGCTCGTTTGTTGTTTTTGCAAAAAACAAGATATTAAAATTCGAACTCAGAAAATTAAAAGAGTTATTGCTGAGATCACCATCCTAATATCCTATGGCGagcaaattaattattgtaacTTTAAATCCtcgaaaaataatttattaaagggtaattaattattgatGATATAATATACTATATTTGACCGGGAATGGAAATTATATATGGCCTAATTCCTTGAAAAATTTGCCTCATGTTATTGGTCCGTTTCCCTCAAAACCATGCATAAGCAGTAAAATCCAATTGAAAAGTTTGATGAATTGGAATAGATCTCATTTTAATCTTGTTGAAAAAGCAGACCACTAAATTTTAGTCATCCGAGTACATGGATTCCATGGAAATGATTCTTTTCCCTTGCTCCTGTTTGTCTTGAgagaatttaattattatctgGATGCAAATTACTTTCTGagtgacatatatatattgttgtttttcttgtatttgtccggattatttatatattaaaggaATGGTAAACAAACAAGGTCAATTAACCTATAGGGGGTCCCTCATATGTGTGGATGCACCAAATTAATaaagtataattttatatgattaattttgaattttatccaGACATATATGTGGATGAGTTTTGGCGCACCAAATATGCAAGTGAGGATCTGACATTATGCTTATGCGATTAATCTCCTAAACATaatcttttaagaaaaaaaaaaaaggcaacattTTCCTTCGTGAAAAACAAAGCAATATTTCCTAATTTCTTAATATAGGAAGCCAACGAGACAAGTAGACAACGACCGGTAATGCCGAACTCTGAAGTTTATTACCCTTATTAGTTAAGTACAAACTTTATTATAACTATCATGGAAGCCACATCATTTGGTGAAAAACACCATTTTCtattaataattcaatttaaagACATGTATTGTtgaccacatatatatatgtgtaatgCAGGCTTTAGACTTTATAAAGCATTAAAGCACTCAGCAAATCaaggataatataatatatatatatatatatattgcagcaaacattaaaattttgttgtCAAATTATGTGTAGGTTGTGTGAATCACGtgacatgcatatatatatatatatatatatatgtatgttgtaCCTCTCTGAATTATgttaaaaactaacaaaaacctTAATTTACATATAGTTAGCTGCCAGCTATTTGCAATTGCATCCACAAGTTCACAAAGACGTAGACAGCACTTTACTTActtctttaaattttctattattctctttttatccatatatatatatatatatatatatatatatatccctgaAATGCTGCATGCTAAACAGTTCATTTCCACGTATTGAATTCATAGCTTAGTTTGTTTACAGAGTGCTCTTCTTCTTGGGGCCATTATTGTCTTATTATATTTGAAGGCCTAAAACATGGGAGACACTTGTCTGCGCCTGTCGATTGGCATCATGGGTATATCTACTTTCTTCCTTTGCTAATTTTGATCTCTAATTTATAGCTGATCTCTAACTatatatgactatatatatatatatatatatatattaattgcagCAAAAAACTTGGTATTATATAATTCTCCTAAGAAACATATGTGTGTTACAGGGAATGCTGCGTCTTTGCTGCTCTACGCTGCTCCCATGTAATGTCAAAGACGacagtaatatttttttatttttagtatatgctaataaaatatatttatatatatatatatatcctagatTAATGTTCTCtagaataatatattataaccAGCATAATTTTTGTAGTTTATATCCTTACAATGATTGGCTTGGTGTTTTTCAGAATAACTTTCGCAAGGATTGTAAGGAAGAAAAGCATAGAGGAGTTTTCTTGTGTTCCGTACATCATTGCACTATTGAATTGTTTCCTTTATACTTGGTATGCATTGCCTGTTGTAAGCTACAGGTGGGAAAATTTCCCAATAGTTACTATCAATGGCCTCGGAATCCTCCTCGAGTTCTCTTTCGTTTTCATCTATTTCTGGTATAGTACTTCGGCTAAAGAGAAGGCaagttttttataatttgacaTTGTTGCCAAAATTCTTCTGTTTCTGAAATTCTAAATATATGACCTTCTAACATTTTCGTATATTTTCAGttctaatattaatatttgatctCCAAGAGAGTGCAGATAAAGGTAGCTGTTTCTGTGATGCTTGTGGTCATAGTGTTCACCACCACTGCACTTATCTCTGCTTTCGTTTTCCATGACCACCATCACCGGAAAGTATTCGTCGGTAGTGTAGGAGTGGTGGCCTCTGTAGCCATGTATTGTTCTCCACTTGTTGTTGTGGTAAGCAATATTTTCTATAATCATATAATTAGCaaatttataaaagaattacaaattgaaaaccaaaaatatacgCCACAAGTTATGGTTTCCTGCATGTTGTTTTCAAAGAGTGAATACATTATTGCATACTGCAGAAACAAGTGCTGGTAACAAAGAGTGTGGAGTTCATGCCCTTCTACTTGTCCTTTTTCACATTCGTCTCCAGTGTACTTTGGATGGCTTATGGACTACTAGGCCACGATCTCTTTCTTGCGGTTGGTACTTTAACTCATTTGTAAATCTAGACTTTATAATATGATAGATAcactatatattatatgaaccATTTTTAACACAAATTAAGTTGTAATTTTGGCAGTCCCCTAATATGGTTGGAACTCCATTAGGCCTCTTTCAAATTATGCTCTACTGCAAGTACAGGAAGAATAAGATAATCATGGAGGAACCAAATAAATGGGACTTAGAGAAGAATGACGAGAAGTCCAAACAGCTACATCTTGTGGTCGATGATAATATCAACAGCAAGAGTTGATGCATGCATGGCTTTGATTAATAACATATCTGTATACTTTCGTGTATTTTCAAAAGTCCTTATTTAATTAGTCCATCTGCATAATGCACTCAAGAAAAGAAGACGAAAAATGGCccaagagaaaaaaccaacatTAATGGGTTATTGTATGGACGCTTTTTAACATCTATTTTGTACCTCTACATATATAAGTATGatcataaggaaaaataaatatataagaacTGCATGTCCTATTTTGTATGACAAATAAATATCAACGACTCATATGGAGATAAAGCATGCTCtcaaaaaaagcaaattaaaactTGTTTCAATACATTTCTTATGCTTTATGAAGCAAGGTGAGACTTTGTGATTCCATAAAATTGATGGGAAAACTTCATTTTGTGTGCCACACAAAATGTAGCATCCCACATCGACCCAGAGATGCCCTGGTTCGAGATGAATCAATtcccttaaacaaatatctaacCTTATGTTGGACTGGGGGAATAGGAGGGAAAGGGAAACAAAGGacttaatatt
Proteins encoded:
- the LOC107414580 gene encoding bidirectional sugar transporter SWEET3 gives rise to the protein MGDTCLRLSIGIMGNAASLLLYAAPIITFARIVRKKSIEEFSCVPYIIALLNCFLYTWYALPVVSYRWENFPIVTINGLGILLEFSFVFIYFWYSTSAKEKIKVAVSVMLVVIVFTTTALISAFVFHDHHHRKVFVGSVGVVASVAMYCSPLVVVKQVLVTKSVEFMPFYLSFFTFVSSVLWMAYGLLGHDLFLASPNMVGTPLGLFQIMLYCKYRKNKIIMEEPNKWDLEKNDEKSKQLHLVVDDNINSKS